The genome window ATCCTCAGTCTAGTAACTGCCTTGTTGTTGACTGTAATATCCTCAGTCTAGTTACTGCCTTGTTGTTGACTGTAATATCCTCAGTCTAGTAACTGCCTTGTTGTTGACTGTAATATCCTCAGTCTAGTAACTGCCTTGTTGTTGACTGTAATATCCTCAGTCCAGTAACTGCCTTGTTGTTGACTGTAATATCCTCAGTCTGCCTTGTTGTTGACTGTAATATCCTCAGTCTAGTAACTGCCTTGTTGCCGACTGTAATATCCTCAGTCTGCCTTGTTGTTGACTGTAATATCCTCAGTCTATTAACTGCCTTGTTGTTGACTGTAATATCCTCAGTCTGCCTTGCTGTTGACTGTAATATCCTCAGTCTAGTAACTGCCTTGTTGTTGACTGTAATATCCTCAGTCTAGTAACTGCCTTGTTGTTGACTGTAATATCCTCAGTCTAGTAACTGCCTTAGCAACTATAGGTGGCTGGTAGTCAGCCACACCCAGGGGTGTGATACGCTTGACAAAGGAATACGGTTTGCAACAAATATTTGATAGAATGGCCTGTGGCCATGTAGATGAGGAGTTTCCTGGGTGGGACTGATACAGGACAGTgttaaatgacaccctattccctatatagtgcactactttggaccagggccagtctgccactacatagggaatagggtgcattttggGACGCATAGAGAACATACGCCCAATCTCTCTCAGAACCGCATTCACTGGGTGTGAAGACTTGACTGAGGAGGAATTAATGcttttgtgtttattttatttatttatttttttgctcaatAAGAAGCATTTCTCAAACATAGTTCCAGTAGTACGCTGGGTTTTCCTGCTGAGGAACTCCTACATTATCTATTATATtatcacagagaaagagagagattagaTTGTTTGTCTATCACACTACAGGTAGGtttataacacaacaggtaggttaataacacaacaggtaggttaataacacaacaggtaggttaataacacaacaggtaggttaataacacaacaggtaggtttataacacaacaggtaggttaataacacaacaggtaggttaataacacaacaggtagggttataacacaacaggtaggttaataacacaacaggtaggttaataacacaacaggtaggttaataacacaacaggtagggttataacacaacaggtaggttaataacacaacaggtaaggttataacacaacaggtagggttataacacaacagggaggttaataacacaacaggtaggttaataacacaacaggtaggttaataacacaacaggtaggttaataacacaacaggtaggttaataacacaacaggtaggttaataacacaacaggtaggttaataacacaacaggtagggttataacacaacaggtaggttaataacacaacaggtaaggttataacacaacaggtagggttataacacaacagggaggttaataacacaacaggtaggttaataacacaacaggtaggttaataacacaacaggtaggttaataacacaacaggtagggttataacacaacaggtaggttaataacacaacaggtaggttaataacacaacaggtagggttataacacaacaggtaggttaataacacaacaggtagggttataacacgacaggtaggttaataacacgacaggtaggttaataacacgacaggtaggttaataacacaacaggtagggttataacacaacaggtagggttataacacaacaggtagggttataacacaacaggtagggttataacacaacaggtaggttaataacacaacaggtagggttataacacaacaggtaggttaataacacaacagggaggtttataacacaacaggtaggttaataacacaacaggtaggttaataacacaacaggtaggttaataacacgacagggaggttaataacacaacaggtaggttaataacacaacaggtaggttaataacacgacaggtaggttaataacacgacaggtaggttaataacacaacaggtaggttaataacacaacaggtagggttataacacaacagggaggttaataacacaacaggtaggttaataacacaacaggtaggttaataacacaacaggtaggttaataaaacaacaggtaggttaataacacaacagggaggttaataacacaacaggtagggttataacacaacaggtaggtttataacacaacaggtaggttaataacacaacagggaGGTTAATAACAcgacaggtaggttaataacacgacaggtagggttataacacaacaggtaggttaataacacgacaggtaggttaataacacaacaggtaggttaataacacaacaggtaggtttataacacaacaggtaggttaataacacaacaggtaggttaataacacaaaaggtaggttaataacacaacaggtagggttataacacaacaggtaggttaataacacaacaggtaggttaataacacaacaggtaggttaataaaacaggtagggttataacacaacaggtaggttaataacacaacaggtaagGTTATAACACAACAAGTAGGGTTATAACACAACAGggaggttaataacacaacaggtaggttaataacacaacaggtaggttaataacacaacaggtaggttaataacacaacaggtagggttataacacaacaggtaggttaataacacaacaggtaggttaataacacaacagatagggttataacacaacaggtaggttaataacacaacaggtagggttataacacaacaggtaggttaaaaacacaacaggtaggttaataacacaacaggtaggttaataacacaacaggtaggttaataacacaacaggtagggttataacacaacaggtagggttataacacaacaggtagggttataacacaacaggtaggttaataacacaacaggtagggttataacacaacaggtaggttaataacacaacaggtaggttaataacacaacaggtaggttaataacacaacaggtagggttataacacaacAAGTAGGTTTATAACACAACAGggaggttaataacacaacaggtaggttaataacacgacaggtagggttataacacaacaggtaggttaataacacgacaggtaggttaataacacaacaggtaggttaataacacaacaggtaggtttataacacaacaggtaggttaataacacaacaggtaggttaataacacaacaggtaggttaataacacaacaggtagggttataacacaacaggtaggttaataacacaacaggtaggttaataacacaacaggtaggttaataacacaacaggtagggttataacacaacaggtaggttaataacacaacaggtaaggttataacacaacaggtagggttataacacaacagggaggttaataacacaacaggtaggttaataacacaacaggtaggttaataacacaacaggtaggttaataacacaacaggtagggttataacacaacaggtaggttaataacccaacaggtaggttaataacacaacaggtagggttataacacaacaggtaggttaataacacaacaggtagggttataacacaacaggtaggttaataacacaacaggtaggttaataacacaacaggtatgttaataacacaacaggtaggttaataacacaacaggtagggttataacacaacaggtagggttataacacaacaggtagggttataacacaacaggtaggttaataacacaacaggtagggttataacacaacaggtaggttaataacacaacaggtaggttaataacacaacaggtaggttaataacacaacaggtaggttaataacacgacaggtaggttaataacacgaCAGGTAGGTTTATAACAcgacaggtaggttaataacacaacaggtaggttaataacacaacaggtaggttaataacacaacaggtaggttaataacacaacaggtagggttataacacaacaggtaggttaataacacaacaggtaggttaataacacaacaggtagggttataacacaacaggtaggttaataacacaacaggtagggttataacacaacaggtaggttaataacacaacaggtaggttaataacacaacaggtatgttaataacacaacaggtaggttaataacacaacaggtagggttataacacaacaggtagggttataacacaacaggtagggttataacacaacaggtaggttaataacacaacagctagggttataacacaacatgtaggttaataacacaacaggtaggttaataacacaacaggtaggttaataacacaacaggtaggttaataacacaacaggtaggttaataacacaacaggtaggttaataagacaacaggtagggttataacacaacaggtaggttaataacacaacaggtaggttaataacacaacaggttggttaataacacaacaggtagggttataacacaacaggtaggttaataacacaacaggtaaggttataacacaacaggtagggttataacacaacagggaggttaataacacaacaggtaggttaataacacaacaggtaggttaataacacaacaggtaggttaataacacaacaggtagggttataacacaacaggtaggttaataacacgacaggtagggttataacacaacaggtaggttaataacacgacaggtaggttaataacacaacaggtaggttaataacacaacaggtagggttataacacaagaggtaggttaataacacgacaggtaggttaataacacaacaggtaggttaataacacaacaggtaggttaataacacaacaggtaggttaataacacaacaggtaggttaataagacaacaggtagggttataacacaacaggtaggttaataacacaacaggtaggttaataacacaacaggttggttaataacacaacaggtagggttataacacaacaggtaggttaataacacaacaggtaaggttataacacaacaggtagggttataacacaacagggaggttaataacacaacaggtaggttaataacacaacaggtaggttaataacacaacaggtaggttaataacacaacaggtagggttataacacaacaggtaggttaataacacaacaggtaggttaataacacaacaggtagggttataacacaacaggtaggttaataacacaacaggtagggttataacacaacaggtaggttaataacacaacaggtaggttaataacacaacaggtaggttaataacacaacaggtaggttaataacacaacaggtagggttataacacaacaggtagggttataacacaacaggtagggttataacacaacaggtaggttaataacacaacaggtagggttataacacaacaggtaggttaataacacaacaggtaggttaataacacaacaggtaggttaataacacaacaggtagggttataacacaacaggtaggttaataacacaacaggtaggttaataacacaacaggtaggttaataacacaacaggtaggttaataacacgaCAGGTAGGTTTATAACAcgacaggtaggttaataacacaacaggtaggttgtaacacaacaggtaggttaataacacaacaggtaggttaataacacaacaagtagggttataacacaacaggtagggttataacacaacaggtaggtttaTAACATAACAGGTAGGGTTATAACTCtacaggtaggttaataacacaacaggtaggttaataacacaacaggtaggtttataacacaacaggtaggttaataacacaacaggtaggttaataacacaacaggtagggttataacacaacaggtaggttaataacacaacagggaggtttataacacaacaggtaggttaataacacaacaggtaggttaataacacaacaggtaggttaataacacaacaggtaggttaataacacgaCAGGTAGGTTTATAACAcgacaggtaggttaataacacaacaggtaggttaataacacaacaggtaggttaataacacaacaggtaggttaataacacaacaggtaggttaataacacgacaggtaggttaataacacgaCAGGTAGGTTTATAACAcgacaggtaggttaataacacaacaggtaggttaataacacaacaggtaggttaataacaacaggtaggttaataacacgacaggtaggttaataacacgacaggtaggttaataacacgacagggaggttaataacacaacagtgaggttaataacacaacagtgAGGTTAATAACAcgacaggtaggttaataacacgacaggtaggttaataacacatcaggtaggttaataacacaacaggtagggttataacacaacagggaggttaataacacaacaggtaggttaataacacaacaggtaggttaataacacaacaggtaggttaataacacaacagggaggttaataacacaacaggtaggtttataacacaacaggtaggttaataacacaacagggaGGTTAATAACACGACTGGTAGGTTAATAACACGACAGGTAGGGTTATAACAcgacaggtaggttaataacacgacaggtaggttaataacacgacaggtaggttaataacacaacaggtaggtttataacacaacaggtaggttaataacacaacaggtaggttaataacacaacaggtagggttataacacaacaggtaggttaataacacaacaggtaggttaataacacaacaggtaggttaataacacaacaggtaggttaataacacaacaggtagggttataacacaacaggtaggttaataacacaacaggtaaggttataacacaacaggtagggttataacacaacagggaggttaataacacaacaggtaggttaataacacaacaggtaggttaataacacaacaggtagtgttataacacaacaggtaggttaataacacaacaggtagggttataacacaacaggtaggttaataacacaacaggtaggttaataacacaacaggtaggttaataacacaacaggtaggttaataacacaacaggtagggttataacacaacaggtagggttataacacaacaggtagggttataacacaacaggtaggttaataacacaacaggtagggttataacacaacaggtaggttaataacacaacaggtaggttaataacacaacaggtaggttaataacacaacaggtagggttataatacaacaggtagggttataacacaacaggtagggttataacacaacaggtagggttataacacaacaggtaggttaataacacaacaggtagggttataacacaacaggtagggttataacacaacaggtaggttaataacacaacaggtagggttataacacaacaggtagggttaataacacaacaggtaggttaataacacaacaggtaggttaataacacaacaggtaggttaataacacaacaggtagggttataacacaacaggtagggttataacacaacaggtaggttaataacacaacagggagggttataacacaacagggaggttaataacacaacaggtaggttaataacacaacaggtaggttaataacacaacaggtaggtttataacacaacaggtaggtttataacacaacaggtaggttaataacacaacaggtaggttaataacacaacaggtaggttaataacacaacacggaggttaataacacaacagggaGGTTTATTGTAGATCTAGTTCAACAAATAGGATAAAGAGGTGCAGACAAATAAAATAGTGACTAAAGCTAGCCACAGCATGTATCAGTGGTATTACAGAGTTTATCAAGCCTGTAATGATCGTGTTCGAATATATTTCCTCCAACTCTCATATTACTTTCTTGATCAGACTGACTTCTAACCAGACATCTAACATCTAACCAGACATCTAACATCTAACCAGACATCTAACATCTAACCAGACATCTAACATCTAACCAGACATCTAACATCTAACCAGACATCTAACATCTAACCTGACATCTAACATCTAACCAGACATCTAACATCTAACCAGACATCTAACAtctaaccagacatctaactgGCTACAGTAACAGTAACTGGCTACAGTAACAGTAACTGGCTACAGTAACTGGCTACAGTAACTGGCTACTGTAACTGGCTACAGTAACTGGCTACTGTAACTGGCTACAGTAACTGGCTACTGTAACTGGCTGCAGTAACTGGCTACAGTAACTGGCTACTGTAACAGTAACTGGCTGCAGTAACTGGCTACTGTAACTGGCTACTGTAACTGGCTACAGTAACTGGCTACTGTAACTGGCTACTGTAACTGGCTACTGTAACTGGCTGCAGTAACTGGCTACTGAACTGGCTACAGTAACTGGCTACTGTAACTGGCTACTGTAACTGGTAACACAGCACTCCACCAACACACCTcattggtctctgtctgtctgacagtaaTGAGCTTTTTGAAAGTGTTATCTCTGGTAATTCCTGGGGTACGTCCCAAATTTTTAACTCAAACATAcgtcccaaatggtgccctacgggttttggtcaaaagtagtgcaatatatagggaatagggtagcatagagctctggtaaaaagtagtgcactatgtagggaatagggtaccatttgggacacagtggtGGTAATTCCTCTCTGGTGTGGGTGGGTATTACTGTAATGGTATGTCAATACAGAGACATGGAAATTAATGTGTGAAAACAGCAGAAATAGCTTCCGTAAGCAGTTAAGCTTCTCTGTTCCTTCAGGTCATTTAAAATTGCATGGATTTGGGCCTTTTAAAGTATTTATAAACAGATTAAAACATATCCGATGTTAAAAGCTCAAATCTAATTTCATGTTTAAAGTTCTGTAATTTTGTCTTGAAAATAACACAGAAATAATAACACAACTGTTTTGACCCAGTTTTTGTTTTTAGTAACCTGACACCTGATACAGTCTTGGGGTGGTCCATTACTGCCCAGGTGAGGGAGGTACCTGCTCAGGTATTGTATTTTGTGTCGTGTAGCTCAGAGTAAATGGAGCATGTCCTATAGCATGTGTTCAGTTGGTTTGGGGCAACATATTAAATGTTCTCGCCAGATAAAAGGGTAAATGGTGGTATCAAAATGTATACCTTTTgggccagcatggtgtgtgcaacgccagggttgtgggttcgattcccacggggggccagtacaaaaaacaaaaaaacaaacaaacaaacaaaaaaatgtatgaaatgtctgcattcactactgtaagtcgctctggataagagcgtctgctaaatgacttaaatgtaaaatcatAGACAAGATGATGAAATGTTTTTGCCTACTATATTTTCgttcccaggcccccgtccccacaggaggccttttgacttttggtaggccgtaattttaaataagaatttgttcttaataactgacttgcctagtaaaataaaggttaaatgaatgaATACAATTCCAGATGTAATCTTTCCAGCAGTGTTTTGCCGCCCCCCAGCGGACAGAAGCGGAATAACACCTTATTATCTTCACCAATCAGAAGAAAGAGAAAATCTCTGCGAATCAGAGTTGAGAAAACATGTCACATGACCGACCGTAGTGAAGTCAAAGACAGATCTCTGAAGCCATTTCGGCCATTGTGGAAAGTGGAAAAGACCTCGCCAAGAAAGGACAAAAATAAAGCATTGAAAGACAAGAGAAAAAGGGACAAGACAACAATTGTTAATAAAATCTGCCAGTAACTCGCGATTGTAGAGATGGTCCAATCGTGCTCAGCTTACGGATGCAAAAACAGATATCATAAAGACAAAAACATTTCATTTCACAAGTAAGTTCAACTCCCGACATCAACACGGTCACTCTACAGATAACTAGCATGATCATACATGTTCGGGTTGTCTAGCCTTGTCTTGTTTACTATCCTAGTCAGTTAGCTAGCTATTATCACAGCTTTTGCACAGTTGTTGAGAAAGAATCGCCAGATTCCCCCATGACCTAGCCCAGACGCGAACCAGGATTCACGTAAAACGGGACAACGGGACAACGACGTGATTTTGGGAGGTATGGCAACTAGCTAGCTTCTGTTGACTTAGTTGTAATTGGGTTAAACGCGTGGGAATAGCTACTCATCAAGGCGATGTTAGTGTTGATTTTATAAATAGTAGATTGCAGTGTTATTGCTGTCACTCACTAGTACCCTTGTGAACGTTTGAATGCGTTTCCGCCCCGCGCGTCAGACTGGCGCTGCGTTTCCGCCTCGCGCGTCAGACTGGGTCTGCGTTTCCGCCCCGCGGGTCAGACTGGGTCTGCGTTTCCGCCCCGCGCGTCAGACTGGGGCTGCGTTTCCGCCCCGCGGGTCAGACTGGGTCTGCGTTTCCGCCCCGCGGGTCAGACTGGGTCTGCGTTTCCGTCCCGCGGGTCAGACTGGGTCTGCGTTTCCGCCCCGCGCGTCAGACTGGGTCTGCGTTTCCGCCCCGCGGGTCAGACTGGCGCTGCGTTTCCGCCTCGCGCGTCAGACTGGGTCTGCGTTTCCGCCCCGCGGGTCAGACTGGGTCTGCGTTTCCGTCCCGCGGGTCAGACTGGGTCTGCGTTTCCGCCCCGCGCGTCAGACTGGGGCTGCGTTTCCGCAGACTTTGGCTACTTAGGCTATTTACAATCGGTAGATTCAGCACTGACAGATGTAACCAGTTGTAGGAGGATGGTTGTTGCTAAGGTTAACCACTACAACAGTGACTAGCTACTGGACTGCCAACACAGTAACTACGTAACAGTACACTATAACAGTATTTGTGAACCTTcgagttttgttttgttttgttttgtgttgaAATGAAACAATACTCTGTCGGTGTATTGCAGGTTCCCATTAGCACGGCCAGACGTGTGTGGAAAATGGGTTGCAGCAATGAGAAGAAACAACTTCAAACCTACCAGATACAGCAATATCTGCTCTCAGCATTTCACTAAAGACTGTTTCAAACCAGAGTGTAACAACAGAGTCCTGAAGGAGAATGCTGTACCTTCGCTTTTCTGTTTCAGTAAACTACAAATCAAGGTAACACACAAAAAGGATGCATCATTTTTCCTGTGGAACctatagcctggtctcagatctgtttttGTACGGTCTTGCCAATGCCTTTTGGTTGTTGTCACACCTATCACGTCTGGTGTTTTTAattggcatgacaatgacctgACAAGATAGAACACATCTGGTACCAGGCTGGGGTATTTATACCAAACCTTCAAACATTTAATCCTTTTAGATTTGTACTTAATTATTATTTTTCATAGGCAGAGTCCTTGGCCGACCCGTTCCCTCCAGAGATGGATTTCCCCCtgaccctcccctcccttccgcTCTCTGACACAGAGGAGACCCAgcaagagatacagacagagactcaTCACACTGTAGACCCTTTACCCCTGGTAGAGAACCTTCCCCACAGCATGTCCATCTCCTGCGACCACAACTACACTGTAGAGGACACGGTTCAGCAGAAGAAGAGGATTGAGCAACTGGAAGAACAGCTGGATAAGCTGAGGAAGAAGTTAAAGACCGTACAGCAGAAGTGTCGTAGGCAGGAGAGACAATTGAAGAGGTTTAAGGCTATCGGAGAGTTCCAGAGGGTGAACAGGGACCCCGCGCTTGGAGAGGGATATGTAATTCTACCCAAACAGCTTTATGATGCGCTCAAAGGGATTGAGCCCGTAGAGGGCCCGTGAACGCCTCAAATACacctagcctgggtgccagtctgttttgtGTTATGGGAGTTGGCAAGACCACAAAccggtctgggaccaggctgtaATAGTCTAGGCTACGGACCCTGATGGTTTTTTCTCTGGGTCTGCCTTCAGTGTATTGGGGTGGTCCCAGGTTTATCAGTCCCTGCTTTATAGGGTCAGTGTGAAGACTCCCATATCACCTCTCCCAATAGAGGTGTAGCAGATGACTATCTCTACTACCTTGTCTGAGGCCTAGAACTACTGGCATCCTGTATCCAGACATGTCTTGTCTAGGGTCAAGTGGTATTGCTGGTGATTTCTTGTGTTATGTTGTGTCAGTGTGGAGGGTTGTTTGCAACCGGGTCGGGT of Salmo salar chromosome ssa01, Ssal_v3.1, whole genome shotgun sequence contains these proteins:
- the thap1 gene encoding THAP domain-containing protein 1, with product MVQSCSAYGCKNRYHKDKNISFHKFPLARPDVCGKWVAAMRRNNFKPTRYSNICSQHFTKDCFKPECNNRVLKENAVPSLFCFSKLQIKAESLADPFPPEMDFPLTLPSLPLSDTEETQQEIQTETHHTVDPLPLVENLPHSMSISCDHNYTVEDTVQQKKRIEQLEEQLDKLRKKLKTVQQKCRRQERQLKRFKAIGEFQRVNRDPALGEGYVILPKQLYDALKGIEPVEGP